Proteins from a genomic interval of Rhodococcus rhodochrous:
- a CDS encoding class I SAM-dependent methyltransferase, whose product MADKHASEDALPLSDRDTAHLPGHWLLARLGKRVLRPGGKELTARVLADARLHGADVVEFAPGLGRTAQEILAYSPGSYIGVESDETAAELTRKAIAGGGRVVSGEASKTGLDDEVADVVVGEAMLTMQTDRHKVEIVQEARRVLRAGGRYAIHELAIEPDEVDDEVETEIRKSLARSIKVNARPLTVAEWRSLFEKNGFEVEKIGFAPMALLEPKRILADEGLPGTLKFVRNVLRDSDARRRVLRMRSTFTKYKKHLVAIEIVATKKEA is encoded by the coding sequence ATGGCGGACAAGCATGCGTCGGAAGACGCTCTGCCCCTTTCGGATAGGGACACCGCCCACCTGCCGGGACACTGGCTGCTCGCCCGCTTGGGCAAGCGTGTGCTGCGGCCCGGCGGCAAGGAACTGACGGCACGCGTGCTCGCCGACGCGCGATTGCACGGCGCGGACGTCGTCGAGTTCGCGCCCGGCCTCGGCCGGACGGCGCAGGAGATCCTCGCGTACTCGCCCGGCAGCTACATCGGCGTCGAATCCGACGAGACGGCAGCCGAACTGACGCGCAAGGCCATCGCCGGTGGCGGCAGGGTGGTCAGCGGCGAGGCGTCGAAGACCGGACTCGACGACGAGGTCGCCGACGTCGTGGTCGGCGAGGCGATGCTCACCATGCAGACCGACAGACACAAGGTGGAGATCGTGCAGGAGGCCCGCCGGGTGCTCCGGGCAGGCGGCCGGTACGCCATCCACGAACTTGCGATCGAACCCGACGAGGTCGACGACGAGGTCGAGACCGAGATCCGCAAGTCGCTCGCGCGCTCGATCAAGGTCAACGCCCGCCCACTCACGGTGGCGGAATGGCGGAGCCTGTTCGAGAAGAACGGATTCGAGGTCGAGAAGATCGGTTTCGCCCCCATGGCGCTGCTCGAACCCAAGCGCATCCTCGCCGACGAGGGCCTGCCCGGCACGTTGAAGTTCGTCCGCAACGTCCTTCGCGACTCCGACGCCCGCAGGCGGGTGCTCCGGATGCGGTCGACGTTCACGAAGTACAAGAAGCATCTGGTCGCGATCGAAATCGTCGCCACGAAGAAGGAAGCGTGA
- the lpdA gene encoding dihydrolipoyl dehydrogenase: MTSHYDVVVLGAGPGGYVAAIRAAQLGLSTAIIEQKYWGGVCLNVGCIPSKALLRNAELAHLFNKEAKTFGISGDVSFDFGAAYDRSRKVADGRTKGVHFLMKKNKITEYDGKGSFVDAKTIEVALTKGGTEQVTFDNVIIATGSVTKLLPGTELSDNVVTYEEQILTRDLPESIVIVGAGAIGMEFGYVLKNYGVDVTIVEFLDRALPNEDADVSKEIAKAYKKLGITIKTGAAVQKISDDGSKVTVEIKDNKSGNVETVTVDKVLQSVGFAPRVEGYGLENTGVELTDRGAIAIDERMRTNVKGIYAIGDVTAKLQLAHVAEAQAVVAAETIGGAETLELGDYRMMPRATFCQPQVASFGLTEEQAKAEGYDVKVATFPFTANGKAHGLGDPNGFVKLIADKTHGELIGGHLIGPDVSELLPELTLAQKWDLTVNELARNVHTHPTLSEALQEAIHGLAGHMINF, from the coding sequence GTGACCTCACACTATGACGTCGTTGTCCTCGGAGCCGGTCCCGGTGGGTACGTCGCTGCTATCCGCGCGGCACAGCTGGGACTGAGCACCGCCATCATCGAGCAGAAGTACTGGGGTGGTGTCTGCCTGAACGTCGGCTGCATCCCCTCGAAGGCGCTTCTCCGCAACGCCGAGCTGGCACATCTCTTCAACAAAGAGGCCAAGACCTTCGGCATCTCGGGAGACGTGTCCTTCGACTTCGGTGCCGCCTACGACCGCAGCCGCAAGGTCGCGGACGGGCGCACCAAGGGCGTGCACTTCCTCATGAAGAAGAACAAGATCACCGAATACGACGGTAAGGGCTCGTTTGTCGACGCCAAGACCATCGAGGTGGCCCTCACCAAGGGCGGCACCGAACAGGTGACCTTCGACAACGTCATCATCGCCACCGGTTCCGTCACCAAGCTGCTGCCGGGCACCGAGCTCAGTGACAACGTCGTCACCTACGAGGAGCAGATCCTCACCCGCGATCTTCCCGAATCCATCGTCATCGTCGGTGCCGGTGCCATCGGCATGGAGTTCGGCTACGTCCTGAAGAACTACGGGGTCGACGTCACCATCGTCGAGTTCCTCGACCGCGCACTGCCCAACGAGGACGCCGACGTCTCCAAGGAGATCGCCAAGGCGTACAAGAAGCTCGGCATCACCATCAAGACCGGTGCCGCCGTGCAGAAGATCTCGGACGACGGCTCGAAGGTGACCGTCGAGATCAAGGACAACAAGTCCGGCAACGTCGAGACCGTCACGGTCGACAAGGTGCTGCAGTCGGTCGGCTTCGCGCCGCGCGTCGAGGGCTACGGCCTCGAGAACACCGGCGTCGAGCTCACCGACCGCGGTGCCATCGCGATCGACGAGCGCATGCGCACCAACGTCAAGGGCATCTACGCCATCGGCGATGTCACCGCGAAGCTGCAGCTCGCGCACGTCGCGGAGGCGCAGGCCGTGGTCGCGGCCGAGACCATCGGCGGTGCCGAGACCCTCGAACTCGGCGACTACCGCATGATGCCGCGCGCGACCTTCTGCCAGCCGCAGGTCGCCTCCTTCGGTCTCACCGAGGAGCAGGCGAAGGCCGAGGGCTACGACGTGAAGGTCGCGACCTTCCCGTTCACCGCCAACGGCAAGGCGCACGGTCTGGGCGATCCCAACGGCTTCGTCAAGCTCATCGCCGACAAGACCCACGGTGAGCTCATCGGCGGCCACCTCATCGGCCCCGACGTCTCGGAGCTGCTGCCCGAGCTGACCCTGGCCCAGAAGTGGGACCTCACGGTCAACGAGCTCGCGCGCAACGTCCACACGCACCCCACTCTCAGCGAGGCGCTGCAGGAGGCCATTCACGGTCTCGCAGGACACATGATCAACTTCTGA
- a CDS encoding sensor histidine kinase, with product MTDSTTTDDPWQRTYRWAPVGMLATGTVLSVGTATLLMSSAERYTAAVLTAVAVGLELWRGRRRRSMPEGDAVYYLLRSALAFVLSWLNPFFAIYAASGYFDAHAMLPDRWIRFGLLVTAVTVAGSQAGGLPPEDTTMWIAFGLLVVLNASISMLMMRLAERDEQRSLERLAAIAELERTNVQLENALSENEALHAQLLVHAREAGIDDERRRLAAEIHDTLAQGLAGIVTQLQAAQDTTDPEAARRHVERATDLARRSLGDARRSVRNLAPEVLEHRTLDDALAHEVAKWSTEHGIRADLTVTGSSEPLHDDIGVTLFRITQEALANVAKHSSACRAGVTVSYMDDEVSVDIRDDGCGFDPTVNAGDGFGLRGMQSRADRIAGVVDVESEPGVGTAVSVRVPLIRVGRVS from the coding sequence ATGACGGATTCGACGACCACCGACGATCCGTGGCAACGGACCTACAGATGGGCGCCGGTGGGGATGCTCGCCACCGGCACCGTCCTGTCCGTCGGCACCGCGACGTTGTTGATGAGTTCCGCCGAGCGGTACACGGCAGCGGTGCTCACCGCGGTGGCGGTGGGTCTGGAACTGTGGCGGGGCCGTCGCCGTCGGTCGATGCCGGAGGGCGACGCGGTCTACTACCTCCTCCGGTCCGCCTTGGCGTTCGTCCTGAGCTGGCTCAACCCGTTCTTTGCGATCTACGCGGCCTCCGGTTACTTCGATGCCCACGCGATGCTGCCGGACCGCTGGATCCGGTTCGGGCTGCTCGTCACCGCCGTGACGGTGGCGGGTTCGCAGGCGGGCGGTCTGCCACCGGAGGACACGACCATGTGGATCGCGTTCGGGCTCCTCGTCGTGCTCAACGCGTCGATCTCCATGCTGATGATGAGGCTCGCCGAACGCGACGAGCAACGCAGTCTCGAACGGCTGGCTGCGATCGCCGAACTCGAACGCACCAACGTGCAACTCGAGAACGCGCTGTCCGAGAACGAGGCTCTGCACGCGCAGCTGCTGGTCCACGCCCGGGAAGCGGGGATCGACGACGAGCGTCGCCGACTCGCCGCGGAGATCCACGACACCCTCGCCCAAGGCCTGGCCGGGATCGTCACGCAGCTGCAGGCCGCGCAGGACACCACCGACCCGGAGGCGGCGCGGCGCCACGTCGAGAGGGCGACGGACCTCGCCCGACGCAGCCTCGGCGACGCCCGTCGTTCGGTGCGCAATCTCGCTCCCGAGGTACTCGAACACCGCACGCTCGACGACGCGCTCGCCCACGAGGTGGCGAAATGGTCCACCGAACACGGAATCCGAGCCGATCTCACGGTCACGGGTTCCTCGGAACCGCTGCACGACGACATCGGGGTGACGTTGTTCCGGATCACCCAGGAGGCGCTCGCGAACGTCGCGAAGCATTCCTCGGCGTGCCGCGCGGGTGTCACGGTGTCGTACATGGACGACGAGGTGAGTGTGGACATCCGGGACGACGGGTGCGGGTTCGACCCGACCGTGAACGCGGGCGACGGATTCGGGTTGCGGGGCATGCAATCCCGTGCCGACCGGATCGCCGGTGTCGTGGACGTCGAGTCCGAACCGGGAGTGGGGACCGCAGTCTCGGTGCGGGTGCCGCTGATCAGGGTGGGGAGGGTGTCGTGA
- a CDS encoding response regulator encodes MRGGGEITVLIVDDHPVVRDGLRGMFSASPEFDVVGEAASGPEAVALTLELDPDVVLMDLRMPGGGGVQAITELVTRGARSHVLVLTTYDTDADTVPAIEAGATGYLLKDALRDDLFAGVRAAAEGRAVLSPVVASRLMNRMRTPTVPQTLSAREREVLALVAKGTSNRAIAQELFVSEATVKTHLAHVFAKLEVKDRAAAVAAAYDRGILG; translated from the coding sequence GTGAGGGGAGGGGGCGAGATCACCGTGCTGATCGTCGACGATCACCCCGTCGTGCGGGACGGCCTGCGCGGGATGTTCTCGGCCTCCCCGGAATTCGACGTGGTCGGGGAGGCCGCCTCCGGTCCGGAGGCCGTGGCGCTCACGCTCGAACTCGATCCCGATGTGGTGCTCATGGACCTGCGGATGCCGGGAGGCGGGGGAGTGCAGGCGATCACCGAGCTCGTCACACGAGGTGCGCGCAGTCACGTCCTGGTGCTGACGACCTACGACACGGATGCCGACACCGTTCCCGCGATCGAGGCCGGCGCGACCGGCTACCTGCTCAAGGACGCTCTGCGCGACGACCTGTTCGCCGGGGTGCGGGCCGCGGCGGAGGGGCGGGCGGTGTTGTCGCCGGTGGTCGCGTCGCGGTTGATGAACCGCATGCGGACACCCACCGTCCCGCAGACGCTCAGCGCCCGGGAGCGTGAGGTGCTGGCGCTCGTCGCGAAGGGCACCTCGAACCGGGCCATCGCCCAGGAACTGTTCGTCAGCGAGGCGACCGTGAAGACCCACCTGGCCCACGTCTTCGCGAAGCTCGAGGTGAAGGACAGGGCAGCGGCGGTCGCAGCCGCCTACGACCGGGGGATCCTGGGTTAG
- a CDS encoding ABC transporter ATP-binding protein: protein MPIVEVNNLHKSYGGRAVVDGVSFEVHEGEIFGILGPNGAGKTTSVEHISGLRKPDEGTVRVAGLDPVRDHRAVTELLGTQLQQSELQPKLTVREALRLYAAFYARPADGDALAERLGLGRMLDTRFTKLSGGQKQRLFIALALIGSPRVVVLDELTTGLDPRGRRDTWELIEEVRDSGVTVLLVTHFMEEAQRLCDRVAVFDSGRIRALGTPAQLIGQSSAAIVVSFHPSGPLDQALLEALPGVVSVHTTRERVAVEGSEESIHAVLALLGRLGVTAERLRIAEATLDDAYLDLTDSRSTS, encoded by the coding sequence ATGCCGATCGTCGAAGTGAACAATCTGCACAAGTCCTACGGAGGTCGCGCCGTCGTGGACGGCGTGAGCTTCGAAGTCCACGAAGGTGAGATATTCGGGATCCTCGGCCCGAACGGGGCCGGGAAGACGACCTCCGTCGAACACATCTCGGGTCTTCGAAAACCCGACGAGGGCACCGTCCGCGTCGCCGGCCTCGACCCGGTCCGCGACCACCGGGCCGTCACCGAACTGCTCGGCACGCAGCTGCAGCAGAGCGAGCTGCAACCGAAACTGACCGTGCGCGAGGCGCTCCGGCTGTACGCGGCCTTCTACGCCCGGCCCGCGGACGGTGATGCGCTTGCCGAACGCCTCGGCCTGGGCCGCATGCTCGACACCCGGTTCACGAAACTGTCCGGGGGCCAGAAACAGCGGTTGTTCATCGCACTGGCACTCATCGGTTCACCGCGCGTCGTCGTCCTCGACGAGCTCACCACCGGACTCGACCCGCGTGGACGCCGTGACACCTGGGAACTGATCGAGGAAGTGCGCGATTCCGGCGTCACCGTCCTGCTCGTCACCCATTTCATGGAAGAGGCGCAGCGCCTCTGCGACCGTGTCGCGGTCTTCGATTCCGGGCGCATCCGTGCACTGGGGACCCCGGCCCAGCTGATCGGGCAATCGTCCGCAGCGATCGTCGTCTCGTTCCACCCGTCCGGTCCGCTCGACCAGGCGCTCCTCGAGGCCCTGCCCGGCGTCGTCTCCGTGCACACCACCCGGGAGCGGGTGGCCGTCGAAGGCAGCGAGGAGTCGATCCACGCGGTACTCGCCCTGTTGGGACGCCTCGGCGTCACGGCCGAACGCCTCCGCATCGCCGAAGCGACCCTCGACGATGCCTACCTCGATCTCACCGACAGCAGGAGCACGTCATGA
- a CDS encoding SDR family oxidoreductase, with protein MAVYAVTGAASGMGRASAERLRAAGHTVIGIDLKDTEVTADLSTPEGRSHAVRATLELAGSRLDGAVLAAGLGPTPGKEKIIAQVNVRGVIDLLVGWRAALAASANSKVVVFGSNSTTTTPGVPNSAVKAFLAGDLDKGVARTTRIPQAGPPFTYAASKIAVTRWARRAAVTPQWAGAGIRLNILAPGAISTPLLDAQLESPLKKAVESFPVPLGGFGKPEEIAQWVEFMLSPAADFMTGSVVVVDGGTEAYFRPDDWPVRVPFRSIPRYLLGMRRFGRRK; from the coding sequence ATGGCGGTATATGCGGTGACGGGTGCCGCGTCGGGAATGGGTCGGGCGAGCGCGGAGCGGTTGCGGGCCGCCGGGCACACGGTGATCGGCATCGACCTGAAGGACACCGAGGTCACGGCGGACCTGTCCACCCCGGAGGGCCGTTCCCACGCCGTCCGGGCCACGCTCGAGCTGGCAGGCAGCCGTCTCGACGGTGCCGTGCTCGCCGCGGGCCTGGGCCCCACCCCCGGCAAGGAGAAGATCATCGCCCAGGTCAACGTGCGCGGCGTGATCGACCTGCTCGTCGGCTGGCGAGCGGCTCTGGCCGCCTCCGCGAACAGCAAGGTGGTGGTGTTCGGGTCCAATTCGACGACCACGACTCCCGGCGTGCCGAACTCGGCGGTGAAGGCCTTCCTCGCCGGCGACCTGGACAAGGGCGTCGCGCGCACCACGCGCATCCCGCAGGCGGGTCCGCCGTTCACCTACGCGGCGTCGAAGATCGCCGTGACCCGATGGGCGCGACGCGCCGCGGTCACCCCCCAGTGGGCGGGTGCCGGCATCCGCCTCAACATCCTCGCGCCCGGAGCGATCTCCACCCCGCTGCTCGACGCGCAACTCGAGAGCCCGCTCAAGAAGGCGGTGGAGAGCTTCCCCGTTCCGCTCGGGGGCTTCGGGAAGCCCGAGGAGATCGCGCAGTGGGTCGAATTCATGCTGTCGCCGGCAGCGGACTTCATGACGGGCAGCGTCGTGGTGGTCGACGGCGGGACCGAGGCGTACTTCCGTCCCGACGACTGGCCGGTGCGGGTCCCGTTCCGGTCGATCCCGCGTTACCTGCTCGGTATGCGCAGGTTCGGGCGCCGCAAGTGA
- a CDS encoding wax ester/triacylglycerol synthase domain-containing protein yields the protein MIHSYPPRTYLGRQADCDLVQIHPSDARREWLGDRIPGDLFALYCFDAPATPVADVLDELRSRATVMGELQVRMVEVPAGLDYPYWAAHTPAEDRFVVHGSGSYEQMLDTLSELVATRVDVTVSPWRLHVFPQVTGAPRGDGPALVVVLQMSHAFADGVRTSALARDLLSGTATPTTPPRAPSPVGMLARAVLRLPFSIPRVIADGRRAVEAQRRLADPSVPQPTPGRPLVAVNTAPGPRRTVRTLVFDAADLRRVGTVTVGALTAIGAALSEFLGVDELSAEVPVAVAPGTARNSYRNVGVDLHCAIRDPHERAAAIAADLALQRIRARHPAMAIRARTDDHVPAPLLRFGTDRLDLSAVPPTVTGNTVVSSVDRGPADLELGGGRVRFTSGFPGLSPVQALTHGVHGIGDTVTLSVTTSPDVLDAAGLARYVALLHEAVASL from the coding sequence ATGATCCATTCATACCCGCCCCGCACGTACCTCGGGCGGCAGGCAGACTGTGACCTCGTGCAGATCCATCCGTCGGACGCGCGCCGGGAATGGCTCGGCGACCGCATCCCGGGCGACCTGTTCGCCCTCTACTGTTTCGACGCCCCCGCGACTCCGGTCGCCGACGTGCTCGACGAACTGCGGTCGCGGGCCACGGTGATGGGGGAGCTGCAGGTACGGATGGTCGAGGTACCCGCGGGCCTCGACTATCCCTACTGGGCAGCGCACACCCCTGCAGAAGACCGGTTCGTCGTCCACGGATCCGGCAGCTACGAACAGATGCTCGACACGCTGTCCGAGCTCGTCGCGACCCGCGTCGACGTCACCGTCTCGCCGTGGCGACTGCACGTCTTCCCGCAGGTCACGGGTGCTCCACGCGGGGACGGTCCCGCGCTCGTCGTCGTCCTGCAGATGTCGCACGCCTTCGCCGACGGGGTGCGCACCTCGGCGCTCGCCCGCGACCTGCTGTCGGGCACCGCGACTCCCACGACACCGCCGCGTGCCCCTTCGCCCGTCGGGATGCTCGCTCGAGCCGTCCTGCGGCTGCCGTTCTCGATCCCGCGGGTGATCGCCGACGGACGACGGGCCGTGGAGGCGCAGCGTCGGCTGGCCGATCCGTCGGTCCCGCAACCGACACCGGGGAGGCCGCTGGTCGCCGTGAACACTGCGCCCGGACCGCGCCGGACGGTGCGCACACTCGTGTTCGACGCAGCGGACCTGCGCCGCGTCGGTACGGTCACCGTCGGCGCGCTCACCGCGATCGGCGCTGCCCTGTCGGAATTCCTCGGCGTCGACGAACTGTCCGCAGAGGTGCCGGTCGCGGTGGCGCCGGGCACGGCCCGCAACAGCTACCGCAATGTCGGCGTCGACCTGCACTGCGCGATCCGCGACCCGCACGAGCGTGCCGCGGCGATCGCCGCGGACCTGGCGTTGCAGCGGATCCGCGCGCGGCACCCCGCCATGGCGATCCGGGCCCGCACCGACGACCACGTCCCGGCGCCGCTGCTGCGATTCGGTACCGACCGCCTCGATCTGTCCGCCGTCCCACCCACCGTCACGGGCAACACCGTCGTGTCGAGCGTCGACCGCGGGCCGGCAGACCTCGAACTCGGCGGTGGACGGGTGCGGTTCACCTCCGGCTTCCCCGGCCTGTCACCCGTGCAGGCACTCACCCACGGCGTGCACGGGATCGGCGACACCGTGACCCTGTCGGTGACGACCTCCCCGGACGTCCTCGACGCGGCAGGTCTCGCTCGGTACGTCGCCCTGCTGCACGAGGCGGTCGCCTCGCTGTAA
- a CDS encoding helix-turn-helix transcriptional regulator yields MARRVKQRERILGLLRESSGPVDAHHLAATLDLHVTTVRFHLAGLEEEGLVRTRQLPAERVGRPRLGYVAVKEPSYTDLVALLAARIGGTPSEREDKAFEVGSDWAGMLALAPAPTVDAGTLVIGALQQLGFETQSATNAFGTHSLTLCTCPLAEIARTNPEVVRGIQRGLIQRVLDDHADLLRSRYAVDVRPDPQDGNCLVQLVLRPEKGGTTSARDDGRVVTG; encoded by the coding sequence TTGGCACGGCGGGTGAAGCAACGCGAGCGGATTCTCGGACTGTTGCGGGAGTCCTCGGGCCCGGTCGACGCCCATCACCTCGCCGCCACGCTCGACCTGCACGTCACGACCGTCCGCTTCCATCTCGCAGGCCTCGAGGAAGAAGGTCTCGTCCGCACCCGGCAACTTCCGGCCGAGCGGGTCGGGCGCCCTCGCCTCGGCTACGTCGCGGTGAAGGAACCGTCCTACACCGATCTCGTCGCGCTGCTCGCCGCGCGGATCGGGGGCACCCCGAGCGAGCGCGAGGACAAGGCGTTCGAGGTGGGCTCGGACTGGGCGGGCATGCTCGCCTTGGCACCCGCACCGACCGTCGACGCCGGCACGCTCGTCATCGGCGCTCTGCAGCAGTTGGGTTTCGAGACGCAGAGCGCGACGAACGCCTTCGGCACCCACAGCCTCACGCTGTGCACGTGCCCGCTCGCGGAGATCGCCCGCACGAATCCCGAAGTGGTGCGCGGCATCCAGCGCGGATTGATCCAGCGCGTCCTCGACGACCACGCCGACCTGCTGCGCAGCCGCTACGCCGTCGACGTCCGGCCCGACCCGCAGGACGGTAACTGTCTCGTTCAGCTGGTGCTGCGCCCGGAGAAGGGCGGAACGACGTCAGCCCGCGACGACGGTCGGGTCGTCACGGGCTGA
- a CDS encoding prolyl oligopeptidase family serine peptidase: MSDDTTDPYLWLEDVTGEEQLDWVRARNDRTVEEYTRTENFTDLESRIREILDTDARIPYARRRGEYLYNYWRDAEHVRGLWRRTTMEQYLRDEPEWDVLVDLDAVAEEEGENWVWSGAQVLRPDQTRALISLSRGGADASVIREFDLVERRFVSGPDSFELPEAKTDIGWIDADTVYVGSDFGDGSLTDSGYPRLAKKWRRGTPIEEAETVFEGERTDVAVSAWYDNTPGYERSFVDRAIDFYRAQRFELTADGELVELDVPDDARVSVYRDHLLVRTRSEWLGHPAGTLLAANYPAFLAGSREVTVLFAPDEHTSLEQYAWTQNHLLVVTLRDVQTRVRVLTPGEDGWSDEELPGIPDATSTSIIDVDPLNSDDFFLNSSGFTIPATLLSGTVGGPVEAIKQAPSFFDAEGITVEQFFATSDDGTQVPYFVVGSNTGTPSPTLLYGYGGFENSMVPAYSGGVGRAWLGKGYTYVIANIRGGGEYGPTWHTQALKENRHKVFEDFAAVAKDLVARGITTAEQLGTQGGSNGGLLMGVMLTRYPELFGAIVCQVPLLDMKRYHLLLAGASWMAEYGDPDNPAEWEFLSKYSPYQNTDPDADYPPILVTTSTRDDRVHPGHARKMVARLEEQGHEVRYYENIEGGHGGAADNAQAAFKSALTFTFLADKLANR; this comes from the coding sequence ATGAGCGACGACACGACCGATCCGTACCTGTGGCTCGAGGACGTCACCGGCGAGGAACAACTCGACTGGGTGCGTGCCCGGAACGACCGAACGGTCGAGGAGTACACCCGCACCGAGAACTTCACCGACCTCGAATCCCGCATCCGCGAGATCCTCGACACCGACGCCCGCATCCCCTATGCGCGTCGGCGGGGTGAGTACCTCTACAACTACTGGCGGGACGCCGAGCACGTGCGCGGTCTGTGGCGTCGCACGACGATGGAGCAGTACCTGCGCGACGAACCCGAATGGGACGTCCTCGTCGACCTCGACGCCGTCGCCGAGGAGGAGGGCGAGAACTGGGTGTGGTCGGGTGCCCAGGTGCTGCGGCCCGATCAGACCCGCGCGCTCATCAGCCTGTCGCGCGGTGGTGCCGACGCGAGCGTGATCCGCGAGTTCGACCTCGTCGAGCGTCGATTCGTCTCGGGCCCGGACAGTTTCGAACTGCCCGAGGCGAAAACGGACATCGGGTGGATCGACGCCGACACCGTCTATGTGGGAAGCGATTTCGGCGACGGATCGCTCACGGACTCGGGTTATCCGCGACTCGCGAAGAAGTGGCGGCGCGGCACTCCGATCGAGGAGGCCGAGACGGTCTTCGAAGGTGAGCGCACCGATGTCGCCGTCTCCGCCTGGTACGACAACACTCCCGGCTACGAACGCAGCTTCGTCGACCGCGCGATCGACTTCTACCGGGCGCAGCGTTTCGAACTCACCGCGGACGGCGAACTCGTCGAGCTCGACGTTCCCGACGACGCACGGGTGAGCGTGTACCGCGATCACCTGCTCGTGCGCACCCGCTCCGAATGGCTCGGCCATCCCGCCGGCACCCTGCTCGCCGCGAACTATCCGGCCTTCCTCGCCGGGTCGCGCGAGGTGACGGTGCTGTTCGCCCCGGACGAGCACACCTCGCTCGAGCAGTACGCGTGGACGCAGAATCACCTGCTCGTCGTCACACTGCGCGATGTGCAGACCCGCGTGCGGGTGCTCACGCCGGGTGAGGACGGCTGGTCGGACGAGGAGCTGCCCGGCATCCCCGATGCCACGTCGACTTCGATCATCGACGTCGATCCGCTCAACAGCGACGACTTCTTCCTCAACTCCAGCGGTTTCACGATCCCCGCGACCCTGCTGTCGGGGACGGTCGGCGGCCCGGTGGAGGCGATCAAGCAGGCCCCGTCGTTCTTCGACGCCGAGGGCATCACCGTCGAGCAGTTCTTCGCGACGTCCGACGACGGCACGCAGGTGCCCTATTTCGTGGTCGGCAGCAACACCGGAACCCCGTCGCCCACACTGCTGTACGGATACGGCGGATTCGAGAACTCGATGGTGCCCGCCTACAGCGGCGGCGTCGGGCGGGCATGGCTCGGGAAGGGCTACACCTACGTCATCGCGAACATCCGTGGTGGCGGCGAGTACGGACCCACCTGGCACACGCAGGCCCTGAAGGAGAACCGGCACAAGGTCTTCGAGGACTTCGCCGCGGTCGCGAAGGATCTCGTCGCCCGTGGGATCACCACGGCCGAGCAGCTCGGCACCCAGGGCGGCAGCAACGGCGGTCTGCTCATGGGCGTGATGCTCACCCGCTATCCCGAACTGTTCGGGGCGATCGTGTGCCAGGTGCCGCTGCTCGACATGAAGCGCTACCACCTGCTGCTCGCCGGTGCGTCGTGGATGGCCGAGTACGGCGACCCCGACAACCCCGCGGAGTGGGAGTTCCTGTCGAAGTACTCGCCGTACCAGAACACCGACCCGGACGCCGACTATCCGCCGATCCTCGTCACCACGTCGACGCGCGACGACCGGGTGCATCCCGGCCATGCGCGGAAGATGGTGGCGCGGCTCGAGGAGCAGGGTCACGAGGTCCGGTACTACGAGAACATCGAGGGCGGCCACGGCGGCGCGGCGGACAACGCCCAGGCAGCGTTCAAGTCGGCGCTGACGTTCACCTTCCTGGCCGACAAGCTCGCGAACCGGTGA
- a CDS encoding ABC transporter permease produces the protein MTDPTVRTRLVETSTTSAPALSASTAVLRTEARLFTREPGALFWILVFPTLLLVILGMIPGFREPDPEFGGLRVIDLYVPVAILVAMIVAGVQTMPAVLSSYRERGILRRLAVTPANPSHLLTAQIVVHAIAVLASVVLALIVGRAAFGVAFPAQPWGYAFAVLVTLAAALSAGATLAAVAPSVRIAQTLGTIVFFPLMFSAGVWLPVQAMPELLRRIVELTPFGAAAQLLDETAAGDWPNLGGIAVVVCWTVVLTGVAIRWFRWQ, from the coding sequence ATGACCGACCCGACCGTCCGCACCCGGCTCGTCGAGACATCGACGACGAGCGCCCCGGCGCTGTCCGCCTCGACCGCCGTTCTGCGTACCGAGGCACGATTGTTCACACGGGAACCCGGGGCGCTCTTCTGGATCCTCGTCTTCCCCACGCTGTTGCTCGTGATCCTCGGCATGATTCCCGGTTTCCGGGAACCGGATCCGGAGTTCGGTGGTCTGCGGGTGATCGATCTGTACGTCCCCGTGGCGATCCTTGTGGCGATGATCGTGGCCGGTGTCCAGACGATGCCCGCGGTGCTGTCGTCGTATCGCGAACGGGGCATCCTCCGCAGGCTCGCCGTGACCCCGGCGAATCCGTCGCACCTGCTGACCGCACAGATCGTGGTGCACGCGATCGCGGTCCTGGCGTCGGTGGTCCTCGCGCTGATCGTCGGTCGGGCGGCCTTCGGAGTCGCCTTCCCCGCCCAGCCCTGGGGATACGCATTCGCGGTACTCGTCACTCTCGCTGCGGCACTGAGCGCGGGAGCGACACTGGCTGCGGTGGCACCGTCGGTGCGGATCGCCCAGACGCTGGGCACGATCGTGTTCTTCCCGCTGATGTTCAGTGCGGGCGTGTGGCTTCCGGTGCAGGCGATGCCCGAGCTGCTGCGGAGGATCGTGGAGCTGACACCCTTCGGTGCCGCAGCGCAACTGCTCGACGAGACCGCCGCGGGCGACTGGCCGAATCTCGGTGGGATCGCGGTCGTGGTGTGCTGGACCGTCGTCCTGACCGGCGTGGCGATCCGGTGGTTCCGTTGGCAGTGA